Part of the Nocardia farcinica genome, CGTCTGGAAGATCACCCGGACACGCACCGAGAACGTCTTCGTCGCGCCGCTGCCCGCGAACTTCGCCGAGCACTTCCCCACCCGATCGGTGCTGATGACGCCATGACCACCGGGATCGCCGCAGGATTAGGATTGTCCGCCATGAACGCCGAGTCCGCCCCCGTGGTGCACGTCGTCGACGACGACGAAGACCTGCGGCAGTCGCTGGCGTTCCTGCTCCAGAGCGTCGGCATCGAAGCACTCACCTACGCCACGGCCACCTCGTTCCTGGAGGAGGTCGATTTCGACGAGGCGGGCGTCGTCATCGTCGACGTGCGGATGCCCGGGTTGAGCGGATTCCAGTTGCAGGAACAGCTCAACCAGCGCGACTATCCCGCGCCGATCATCTTCTGCTCCGCCCACGGCGACATCCCGATGTCGGTGCGTGCCCTGCGCGCGGGCGCCGTCGATTTCCTGGAGAAGCCGTACGAGCCGCAGCGGATGCTGGAAGTGGTGCAGGAGCAGCTGCCGGTGGCGACGCGGTTGTTCGCCGAGCGGGCCGACCGGTTGCGGGTGCGGGCCCGCCTGGACGGCCTCACCCCGCGCGAACGCGATGTGCTGCGCCTGGTCATCGAGGGCCGCTCCAGTCAACAGATCGCCAGCAGGCTCGGCACCAGCGTGAAAACCGTCGACGTGCACCGGGCCCGGATCAAGGCGAAAACCGAATCGGAGAGCCTCGGCACCCTCGTCCGCGACATCCTCGCCTACCGCGTCGCGGTCTGACCCGGGCCCCCGGTGGCGGTGCGGCAGACTGGGGTGATGGTATCGGCCGCGTATCGACCCACGCCCGCGGATCTGGCGGCCGCCGCCGGGACGACGATTCCCGACGTGGTGGGGCCGGATCTGCGGGTGTTGTTCTGCGGGATCAATCCGGGGCTGTGGTCGGGGGCGACCGGGCATCACTTCGCGCGGCCGGGAAACCGGTTCTGGCCCGCGCTGTTCCGTTCCGGATTCACCCCGCGCCTGTTCCGGCCGGACGAGCAGGCGGAATTGCTCGCCTTGGGGTTGGGCATCACGAACGTGGTGCCGCGGACGACGGCCAAGGCGGACGAGCTGACCACCGCGGAGTTGCGCGAGGGCGGTCGGGCGCTGACCGAACGGGTCCGGCGATACCGCCCGAAGGCGCTGGCCGTGCTCGGGATCGGCGCCTACCGGACCGCGTTCGGCCGTCCGCGCACCACCGTCGGCCGCCAGGACGAGACGATCGCCGACACCGAGATCTGGGTGCTACCCAACCCCAGCGGACTCAACGCGCACTACACCCTCGACGCCCTGGCCGCGGAGTTCCGCGCCCTCCGAGAGGCGACGCGCTAGCGCCTACTTCATCGCGGCGAGTTGGATCAGGTTGCCGCAGGTGTCGTCGAAGACGGCGGTGACGACGGGCCCGAGATCGGTTGCCTCCTGGGTGAATTCGACGCCGAGGCCCTTGAGCCGGTCGACCTCGGCGTACACGTCGTCGACGGCGAACTGGGTGAACGGGATGCCGTCGGCGACCAGCGCGTCCTTGTAGGTGCGGGCCGCCGGGTGCCCGTCGGGTTCCAGCAGCAGTTCGACACCGTCGGGGTCGGCGGGTGAGACGACCGTGAGCCAGCGCGCACCGCCGGCGGGTTCGTCGGTCTTCTTCACGAAACCCAGTTTCCCGGTGTAGAAGTCCAGCGCCTTGGCCTGGTCGTCGACGTAGACGCTGGTGATGTTGATGCGGATCACGGCTTCGGTTCCTCTCGGTCGATGGGCCACCGCTCGACGATCGCGCGCAGCGGGCGGGTGTCGATGTGGTGGAACTTGTACCGGCCCTGCCGGCGGGTGCGCACCAGGCCCGCCTGTTCGAGCACGGCCAGATGCTGGGAGATGGCCTGTCGCGAGGAGGTGAGGCCGTGCTTCATCGTCAGCCGGCCGCACAGCTCGAACAGCGTCTGACCGTCTCGGTCGATCAGTTCGTCCAGGATGGTGCGTCGCGTCGCGTCGCCGATCGCCTTGAACAGGTCGGGGTCTGCGTCCACGACCGCCACGATAGGCAAGCGTGGACTTGCCTGTCAAGGTTCACCAGGAACGGCACAGCCCGATGCGGGTCGCGTAGACGGCCGCGGCGGTCCGGTTGGGCGATCCTGTGCGGCGCAGGATCGCCTCCACGTGGGTGGCGACCGTCGAGGCCCCGATCCGCAGGGTGCGGGCGATCTCGGTGTTGGCCGCACCGTGCGCGAGCAGTTCCAGCACCTCGAGCTCACGCAGGGTCAATCCCGCGGGCGGCGGCACCGGGCGGTGCCGGAGCAGGGTGCCGCCGCGCACCTCGTCGACGCGGACTTCGTGCACCTGCGAGCGGTGGATCACCGTCGCCGACGGCGCCGGAAGCCGACCGACGAGGGCCGCGGCCAGGTCGGTGCACGCGCCCGCCGTCATCGGGCGTGGCGTGCCGTCGCGATCGATGAGCAGGGCCTCCTCCCCCGCGCCGAGGGCGATGGCGGCACCGTTGACCGGGCGCAGCGGGTCGACCGCGGCGGCGAGCGCGTCGGAGACCAGGGTGGTCAGTGCCAGGGTGTGCTCGTCGAGCGGAGTGTAGGTGCTCAGGTTCAGCATGCCGAGGTAGCGGCCGTGCGGCGAGTAGAGGCAGTGGCTGAGCCCGTCGCGGAAGCCGTTGCGTCGGATGGTGTCGAACACGACGCCGCGCCGTCGCCGCCGGTCCACGTCGTGCAACAGCACCGGGAGCCGGGTCTCGCGGAGTTCGTCGTACAACTCCATGTCCGGCATGGCGTCGTTGATCAGGTCCAGCGTCGGGGTGCTGTAGCCGAAGTTGGTGTAGGTGGTGTGCTCGCCGGTCACCGGATCCGGGATCGACAGCGCGGCGTGGTCGTAGGGCACCACCCGGCGCAGGGCGAACAGTAGGCGGGCGGCCTGCTGTCGGAGGGGTTCGCCCACCGGGGACCCGGCCGCCGCGTCCCGGAGTTCCAGCGCGGCGGCGAGACGTGCACGCACCGCCGACTCGCTCATGGGGTCATGGTAAGTGCGCGGCTAGCAACCCGCCCGCGATTGCGCCTCCGTCATTCTGCCGATACGCGCCGTGATGTTCGCTCCTACCCTTCGCCCATCCCGCCCGCGAAGCACGAGGAGAGAATCACATGGATGTCGCCGAATACGCCGCGCACGACGCCACCGGTTTGGCGGAGCTGATCCGCGAGGGCCAGGTCAGCGCGGCCGAGGTCTGGACGGCGGCCGCGACCGCCC contains:
- the mug gene encoding G/U mismatch-specific DNA glycosylase, translated to MVSAAYRPTPADLAAAAGTTIPDVVGPDLRVLFCGINPGLWSGATGHHFARPGNRFWPALFRSGFTPRLFRPDEQAELLALGLGITNVVPRTTAKADELTTAELREGGRALTERVRRYRPKALAVLGIGAYRTAFGRPRTTVGRQDETIADTEIWVLPNPSGLNAHYTLDALAAEFRALREATR
- a CDS encoding helix-turn-helix transcriptional regulator, which encodes MSESAVRARLAAALELRDAAAGSPVGEPLRQQAARLLFALRRVVPYDHAALSIPDPVTGEHTTYTNFGYSTPTLDLINDAMPDMELYDELRETRLPVLLHDVDRRRRRGVVFDTIRRNGFRDGLSHCLYSPHGRYLGMLNLSTYTPLDEHTLALTTLVSDALAAAVDPLRPVNGAAIALGAGEEALLIDRDGTPRPMTAGACTDLAAALVGRLPAPSATVIHRSQVHEVRVDEVRGGTLLRHRPVPPPAGLTLRELEVLELLAHGAANTEIARTLRIGASTVATHVEAILRRTGSPNRTAAAVYATRIGLCRSW
- a CDS encoding ArsR/SmtB family transcription factor, with amino-acid sequence MAVVDADPDLFKAIGDATRRTILDELIDRDGQTLFELCGRLTMKHGLTSSRQAISQHLAVLEQAGLVRTRRQGRYKFHHIDTRPLRAIVERWPIDREEPKP
- a CDS encoding response regulator transcription factor — encoded protein: MNAESAPVVHVVDDDEDLRQSLAFLLQSVGIEALTYATATSFLEEVDFDEAGVVIVDVRMPGLSGFQLQEQLNQRDYPAPIIFCSAHGDIPMSVRALRAGAVDFLEKPYEPQRMLEVVQEQLPVATRLFAERADRLRVRARLDGLTPRERDVLRLVIEGRSSQQIASRLGTSVKTVDVHRARIKAKTESESLGTLVRDILAYRVAV
- a CDS encoding VOC family protein, yielding MRINITSVYVDDQAKALDFYTGKLGFVKKTDEPAGGARWLTVVSPADPDGVELLLEPDGHPAARTYKDALVADGIPFTQFAVDDVYAEVDRLKGLGVEFTQEATDLGPVVTAVFDDTCGNLIQLAAMK